The nucleotide sequence ATCCAAATTCTTGGCAAAACACAGAACATctacaattttaggaaaattcaaaacaattaggcaattatcaaaaagtgatatttttttgtaatttttgtcaaaaattcaagattttttttgtttttgggaatttttaacAAAGAAGGGATATTTCTgcggaaaaattgaattgagaagatttctggaattttttgcaaggaacggaactttttggcaattttgacaaaagaaaagatattatttgcaattttagatcgaaaagttttgaaaactaaaacgttgaaaaagaaGTTACGTTTAGTAACCAGCTTCCACCCTGTggagaggggagggagggggttacATATCTCAAAACATCAACTTACCTTGCTGTAGTCTTCTTCGCTGGTAAATCTCGTAGAAGGAAGAACAGAACCGCGAGTTGTAACACATTTAATATTAGTATAGGAAGatcgattttgtaaaaatttcaaagcatgTCTTGCTTTATCCGAAACAATTTCATCTTTCCGAGCACCTCTGGCAATACCTTCGAGTTCGCttaaaactgaatttaaaaaaaaaattacattaccaAACATCTTCAGAAagtaaatgtaggtacttgcTGCTGGTGAAACCTTACCTACGACAGGAATCATTAACGAATACAAAGGCCTTTGAGCAACCGAAACAGCTTTAACTATTTTCTCCAATTCTGATAAACAGTCGATAAAACAATTGGTGTCCGGCACGAGGTAATGCGGtttaatttccatttcaacGCTGAACGCTGCCAATTCCTTATTAATAGTttcctgaagttgaaaaaaaaataccacgtGTTAAATTCATCGATTgaagatttcgaaattttcacattgcaaCAGATTCGTTACTTTTTTATCCCTGatatatttttctcgtttttggtGTATACGTTCCAGTTCCTTTTTACGGTACAGTAGCCCTTTTTGATCGCCTTCCACAGCGTTatctttataattatttctCTCCGGATCGTCGTCGTCATTCTTATAATCACTTTCAGCGTCGCTCCAATGGTCTTCGATATTTTCACAATCACTCTGCGAATGCAAATTCAGTATTacgttaatttttattaattatctaatttttttgaaacataaaaatatcgATCTTACCTGATTTTTTGGCGTTATCACTTCTTCAACAACGGAAATATATTCGTCCAATCCCGTCTCGGTTTTATGTAACTTTAACACCGGCGGATCAATACCGCATAGAAAGACGGTACCGAAAAATAATATTCGGTGGATTCTTAAACATACTTGAGCCAATTCCTGGAGAAAAATTCATAAcgcattaaaaatcaaaaatattttaatggaaATGGAAATAATAATGTCGAGAACATTCgacaaaatttaccatttctaTGTGTTTATAGGTGTAGCAAGCAGGTTGTGTATTATACATCAAAGGAGTAAATCCACTAAGCGTAATATCTTCTTCTAGAGGTATTTTCACCATATCGGCGTAATCTGAAGAAGGAAAAAGCAAAagataattaaataaaatcacgaaattaatttttttctgtattggTAAAAACAAACCTTGTTCATCGCTGGATGTAACCAAGATAGGTTCTTTAAATCCAACTTTCACGAGAATATCTTGATAATCTAATTCTTCCAGAAGATTTATAAACGTTGCTAGAGCGCTCCAGCAATCCCCACATCCactgtaaataattttcaaaaaaaaaaaacattatttcagtttcaattttaaaacgatCGATTTCTTATTTGTTCGAAATCTCTCGCTGAATTACCTTATTCTGTAATCTTGGCAAGATGGAGGCGGATTCCACACATCGCCGTGACAAAACAGCCAATCGCACCATAActaaaaagtaataataattttagatAAAGTTCTTTCATTTTATCCTCAATTCGAGAGACGTACGTAAGATATGTACTCACTTTGACAGCAGGTAATAAAATCAACACATCCGAATGCACCATAAGCGGATATTTCCACGTCATTGCATCGGCATGTTCTTTCATCTGTTGCAGTTGCTCTCTCAGCAGCTGTATACATCTGTTTATAATAATACTAAACATTTGTAAACTAATAACTAAAGCAGATTCTTGAACTGCAGAATGGTAACCAGATTCTAATTGAGGATCTGCAACAAACAGGTAACATTTTCAAAGTTAAGTAGAGAATTTCGATgtaagttaggttaggttagagTTTACACACTGATTTACCTTTCAATTGACCGTTATCAATTGCGAACATATTTAAGGCTAGTAATTGTAATAAACGAGGAGTAGTGACAGGAAGTGGCGAGTGGCTCAATAATACTTTGAATTCGGTCAACATTTCTATAGCTGCTTCTTGTAAAGTTTCCATTCTGCGGAGAAATATTTCGCGATTATTTTCTAGCATAGAAATAAACGTAATTTGAGAACTTTTCTTACTTCTTGAATGAATACTCACCCtactttacaaaataattttccatgGACGTGTAGGAAACTCATTAAAAACCGTTTATTAACCTGAAatagcgatgaaaaaaatattaaatgctGATTATAAGAGTTATGGAAAGTTCCCTttgatgaaaaaggaaaaatatagACCAAAAGGAGAAGGTaaatcaaagtttgaatcaatttgaaaaagtgagccTTCCCGAATTTTAAGTTCagccaaaaatgaacctttCTTAAAGTCAGCCACCTCAAAATTCTGCATCCttttccattcaaaaatttacctcaGCTGCAGATATCTTGAATAATTCATCGTCGCTTTCTTCATTACATTCCTGAGAGGTAGAGGTAGTTCGTTGAATCCTTCTGCCATCATCTGGCCTAATCCATATTTCCTTTCTTAACATGCTACCGTTTATGACGCTTTCTTTCTCCTTGGCCTTTTCTTGcttcttcttttctttcaattcgcgtcgcattttttcaacttgttcatACTGTATAGAAAAACATTAATTAGTACAAATTCATTgggattttcaactttaaaaaaaaaaaaaaaaaaactttatgcGGATTTCATAGCTTCGGACGGTTAGAATTCGACAGTTTTTGAACGTTTACTCGTAGtttattgatgaatttcaaatattcgtTTTAAAACTGCCCAAttctgttttatttcaaatttactctTGGCAAATCCGCCTGAAGCTATGCAATcctctcaaagttgaaattgaaaagtccaATTCAAAAAGTATCCATTATTTTAATAGATAagatatttacttttttacgattttcgtCGAATAATGCCAGCAAACTATCTCTAGCGGTGAAAAAAGGATTGGACGCCATTAAGCTCCTCATGTAGTAATAAACAgcgtcaaatttttttctctgtaagAATTAAGTAGattttaattcgaaaatattcgtaatgcttcaattatgtatttttggacATATTCTTCTTACCACACAAACAGCTAAAAGAGCTAACTGATGGTAAGGTTTTCCGTTCCTGGGATTCAGTTGGTTAGCTTTAATAtaccatctgaaaaaaatataaaatattatgAATCTTCAGTCGTACAACAAGTAAAATAAATAATCGatattatatttaaattattaattttcatctgTACTGGCTCTCATCTTTCCCAGCTCATTTTCAgtaacccattttttttttgaacatcttGTACACATTTGTCTAaactggcaatttttgaaaaatcaaaaaattcaagaatttgttttcattaaaatttttttatcattttttctcgaacaaacaacaaaattaatcctaaatgattttttcattttaaccccccccccccccacccccatttTGAAGCTCCCAGAAATTTTCTAATTCCTCTGCGaggatcaaaaatgaacttttgcacTTGTAACTATGCTGGGTGCTGATTGGACATCCTCTCGATTATTTTGGGAGCaaccacaaaatttcaagagagccaattcaaaaatgaatttctgattaattttgtaaattccagaaaacaagaaaaattcacaaaaacaaCACATCAAGAGCGTTTGTTTTTTCGTTGAGATATTGTTTGATGTGTCTACATGACAGcagcgccccccccccccccaattcgaAAACAATCACAATTTAACCATTTTGaagattcttgaaaattttgaaatttcggagaaaattaaaaaatcgctggaagctccataATGGTCAAAACGTGGTGAGGCATGAAATAAAGTAATTTACTCGTACAAGTTCTGttcgttaaaaaataaaaaaacgccataaaatagcctttttgaattcttcaaaatttcaaaaatttcctcaaagttcaaaaatcaacttcagcatgaaaaattttggttacagaaGTTTtaagacatgctctttcgataaTCCGGAtttgttcaaatcgaagagtgccagttgaaaaatttccttcgAGAGTACCGTCGAAAAATACTTACTGTCTGGCGCTAGTAAAGCTAGAAGATTCTTCGCTGGTCTCTTTGTATCTGGCCAAATCGCCCAGAAAcaggtaaattttttgagcagaTATTAAAACTAAACCTATTAATCCTAATCCTTTGGTAGTCGGACATTCGACGTTGAGGAAGTCGTCGATTTTAACTTTGTGAACACTTTCCAATAAAGccattaaattatgaaaataatcagTTCCCTGTAATAGGAAAATCACAATTAGTACCGCTGGAAAAATTCCGAACACGAGAAAAACCACCGTAGAAAAGATGAACTTACTTGATTAATAACAGAAAGAAGCAAATTTCTGTATTCCGGCGCATTCATCGGATCATCTACGATACGTTTCCTGAGCAATTCGATCACAttatggaataaaattttccacataTGCTGCTCGACGTTTTCCGTTtcgcagaatttcaaatcagTCGCCAGTAACGTGCGGAAAGCTTTTTGAAGGAAATCCCTGCGAAAAAGAAACACACAAGTTATACGTATATCTACTTTTTACAGTACATCGATACATTTTCCAAGGGAAACGTACCTCAAAGCGCTGATTTTCTCCCAATTCAGAAGCAGACCCGGAGACATCAGTAAGCTCTGCAGCTCGGTATCCGCTAAGCTGATATCCAGTAACAAATGAGCGTTATTATGAGACCGGAAACTCTTGGAATACGCGTCGTACCAAGCAGGCCTAGACATGGCATGAGGATCGGCAGAAATATAAGCACCAGGAGGCGGGATAACAACATTTGGCGGTACGTTTGTATCGCAATACGGCGGCGGAATGTACATTTGATTGGGATGTTCGCTGAGAACGGCGTTAGGTGGGTAATGAGACGGTACTGGTTGAGAAGTTGATTGAACGGCAGCTCTACTCGACTGATTCGATACGATTATCGGTTGTTTAGGATTGGTCGGATTGTACAATTGTTTGACAGATTTGTTTGGAAATGCCGAATAAGACGCCGGCGGTGCTGAAGAAGGGTATTTCGGCGGCGATGATTTCACTTCGGAGCTCGCTGGTCCAACTGCGTGACTTTGAGGGATTTTAATTATACCGGCCACGTTATCGCTGTTGGCGTTCGCTGCAAAAATAATACAACATTAATAAGAGAactaaacagtgaaaaatttacaaaaaaaaaatggcgagaaaaaaaaagaaactttacGAACATaatatttcctaaaattttcaacaaatttagcAACTCTTAACAAGAAAAGTTTAAAGTTCGTACTTGTAAAATAAATCCACTAGATAACCTTTTAACCAAAGTTCACTTCTCAAGGtcaattagagaaaaaaaaaattcgaatgaaacTTTTCCAAAAGCACGAAGCACCGCGAatggaaaaatcgtaaaattatatttttaacgattatttatttggaaaattgccacaattatttttttaacaaaataatttaTCGTAAAGAGGTTTACTTCGGTTGAAACGAgccttaaaattgaaaataataaatacgcATTTGACGCATTTAATttctatttattaattttatcaattaaaataTCAACTGTTTTTAAATATatcgtttgaatatttttccatttccacgaactgtttttttccaacgaaCGATTAAAATCGAAACAGTAATACGATCACTAgaacagaaataaaattatcCCATGCTCCGTTCAAACATGACGATAGAATTCGTTAAATTCATGCCGTCCAACACGAATATTATGAAACGTTGCAAAGAGTAAATAGAGCACCAAGTGATTAAAACCTGCTGACGTCGAGTTTTTTTACGCCATTGTGTTGATACATCATGCAAGTTCTCACATAAACTTCGGCAACTCGAACCcagcgttaatttttttttcaaaatatactcgAACATGGAGTAATACGGgaaatagttttaaaaagttCTTTCTGATTCTCttacaatgttgaaaaaatattcattcgagaaaaaaaatcgaaaaaataatctaaGAAAATCAAATTACTTTCAAATCTAcagtgataataatttttttgctagttaaaaaatttaaaagtatcATGCATCACAAATCTACACAAATCAGCTACTCTAAAATACGATAAAATCATAATATAAGacacaaaaacacaaatttaaattaaatcaaGTTGGCAACATGCCAAATGACATATTAAAACTAGCAGGCTACTTTTGTGCGAATcgagacgagaaaaaaaatgataaaaataattctatttttttttctaaaaatttcaacatccctgaagaaacgaaataaaataaatatataaaacgTAAAATTAGAACTTACTCTGTTCTCTAACAATAGCGGGtaattcgtttattttattatttattttgattttattgctaattttttcatgGTCGTTAGAATTATTCCGGTAGTTGTCGAATTTATTATCGTTCCGATAATTATTGCGCCCCATGATACCCAATCGATTTCTCGAAGGACTAGGATTCTTGTTTCTTCTCCACGATAAATACCCATCGTTCGAATCGGTACGATTATCATTATTGGTCGATCGACCCGGCCTGTGATCGTCGTCGCTATCTTTTTTACGATTCTGATTCTCGTTTTCACTCGGATTTCGACTCCTGTTAGTGGTTTGTTTGCGTTCGAAGCTGAAACTGTAAAATACACGAATTTAATACCAA is from Planococcus citri chromosome 1, ihPlaCitr1.1, whole genome shotgun sequence and encodes:
- the LOC135850139 gene encoding telomerase-binding protein EST1A-like isoform X2, with amino-acid sequence MDGKFDRRIRPQREREIYRPGSGPLKRTDPAESNRYYKYDYSGRPDNSRDAKDDYDVDRVPHESSSFNRYDSHNDKSLDKDRKKTKKPDASIYVPKQRTSRSDSSNVNESHNYNSTSHAPLDNQKPSYSNRDGAMNRENEFVNNSVQYDNSHHQSRGGYVESKQFTRGYKNNDNQSNWKDYPKENSEYKKFDSRDNYDSQNQSANKGGGGSSGSGNGGGYKNNSSYNEDRNTYYNSELKGSNNYHRYGNESSFNDRNPRNDRNDRNDRNDRGNANEKNRMGRSLPRRNSSNSISIPDAFSSWAPRLQRQFLESRGIKQEDLDKYMKNRQQQQQQFGNSNRDNRYSQTLPPKNNRNAHFKSNNKENPRNSRFFQKPKPFDERPGTDQSGSSEEKKRSNVISSETPASTEKSWNSNDSVQETSPDAKIESNKKNIVENEPNEESRKDEVLDIVENNDEDFNWAEEVEREQLYFERNMCEADDFHKNDENSPDKKKDRKKRRSFSFERKQTTNRSRNPSENENQNRKKDSDDDHRPGRSTNNDNRTDSNDGYLSWRRNKNPSPSRNRLGIMGRNNYRNDNKFDNYRNNSNDHEKISNKIKINNKINELPAIVREQTNANSDNVAGIIKIPQSHAVGPASSEVKSSPPKYPSSAPPASYSAFPNKSVKQLYNPTNPKQPIIVSNQSSRAAVQSTSQPVPSHYPPNAVLSEHPNQMYIPPPYCDTNVPPNVVIPPPGAYISADPHAMSRPAWYDAYSKSFRSHNNAHLLLDISLADTELQSLLMSPGLLLNWEKISALRDFLQKAFRTLLATDLKFCETENVEQHMWKILFHNVIELLRKRIVDDPMNAPEYRNLLLSVINQGTDYFHNLMALLESVHKVKIDDFLNVECPTTKGLGLIGLVLISAQKIYLFLGDLARYKETSEESSSFTSARQWYIKANQLNPRNGKPYHQLALLAVCVRKKFDAVYYYMRSLMASNPFFTARDSLLALFDENRKKYEQVEKMRRELKEKKKQEKAKEKESVINGSMLRKEIWIRPDDGRRIQRTTSTSQECNEESDDELFKISAAEVNKRFLMSFLHVHGKLFCKVGMETLQEAAIEMLTEFKVLLSHSPLPVTTPRLLQLLALNMFAIDNGQLKDPQLESGYHSAVQESALVISLQMFSIIINRCIQLLREQLQQMKEHADAMTWKYPLMVHSDVLILLPAVKLWCDWLFCHGDVWNPPPSCQDYRISGCGDCWSALATFINLLEELDYQDILVKVGFKEPILVTSSDEQDYADMVKIPLEEDITLSGFTPLMYNTQPACYTYKHIEMELAQVCLRIHRILFFGTVFLCGIDPPVLKLHKTETGLDEYISVVEEVITPKNQSDCENIEDHWSDAESDYKNDDDDPERNNYKDNAVEGDQKGLLYRKKELERIHQKREKYIRDKKETINKELAAFSVEMEIKPHYLVPDTNCFIDCLSELEKIVKAVSVAQRPLYSLMIPVVVLSELEGIARGARKDEIVSDKARHALKFLQNRSSYTNIKCVTTRGSVLPSTRFTSEEDYSKVEKNDDKILTTCMNLCKNSAAVDNTSDQQKKIYREVVLLTEDRNLRVKALSSNMPVQTVLDFITWADLH
- the LOC135850139 gene encoding telomerase-binding protein EST1A-like isoform X1; translated protein: MDGKFDRRIRPQREREIYRPGSGPLKRTDPAESNRYYKYDYSGRPDNSRDAKDDYDVDRVPHESSSFNRYDSHNDKSLDKDRKKTKKPDASIYVPKQRTSRSDSSNVNESHNYNSTSHAPLDNQKPSYSNRDGAMNRENEFVNNSVQYDNSHHQSRGGYVESKQFTRGYKNNDNQSNWKDYPKENSEYKKFDSRDNYDSQNQSANKGGGGSSGSGNGGGYKNNSSYNEDRNTYYNSELKGSNNYHRYGNESSFNDRNPRNDRNDRNDRNDRGNANEKNRMGRSLPRRNSSNSISIPDAFSSWAPRLQRQFLESRGIKQEDLDKYMKNRQQQQQQFGNSNRDNRYSQTLPPKNNRNAHFKSNNKENPRNSRFFQKPKPFDERPGTDQSGSSEEKKRSNVISSETPASTEKSWNSNDSVQETSPDAKIESNKKNIVENEPNEESRKDEVLDIVENNDEDFNWAEEVEREQLYFERNMCEADDFHKNDENSPDKKKDRKKRRRREFRKRRGFSFERKQTTNRSRNPSENENQNRKKDSDDDHRPGRSTNNDNRTDSNDGYLSWRRNKNPSPSRNRLGIMGRNNYRNDNKFDNYRNNSNDHEKISNKIKINNKINELPAIVREQTNANSDNVAGIIKIPQSHAVGPASSEVKSSPPKYPSSAPPASYSAFPNKSVKQLYNPTNPKQPIIVSNQSSRAAVQSTSQPVPSHYPPNAVLSEHPNQMYIPPPYCDTNVPPNVVIPPPGAYISADPHAMSRPAWYDAYSKSFRSHNNAHLLLDISLADTELQSLLMSPGLLLNWEKISALRDFLQKAFRTLLATDLKFCETENVEQHMWKILFHNVIELLRKRIVDDPMNAPEYRNLLLSVINQGTDYFHNLMALLESVHKVKIDDFLNVECPTTKGLGLIGLVLISAQKIYLFLGDLARYKETSEESSSFTSARQWYIKANQLNPRNGKPYHQLALLAVCVRKKFDAVYYYMRSLMASNPFFTARDSLLALFDENRKKYEQVEKMRRELKEKKKQEKAKEKESVINGSMLRKEIWIRPDDGRRIQRTTSTSQECNEESDDELFKISAAEVNKRFLMSFLHVHGKLFCKVGMETLQEAAIEMLTEFKVLLSHSPLPVTTPRLLQLLALNMFAIDNGQLKDPQLESGYHSAVQESALVISLQMFSIIINRCIQLLREQLQQMKEHADAMTWKYPLMVHSDVLILLPAVKLWCDWLFCHGDVWNPPPSCQDYRISGCGDCWSALATFINLLEELDYQDILVKVGFKEPILVTSSDEQDYADMVKIPLEEDITLSGFTPLMYNTQPACYTYKHIEMELAQVCLRIHRILFFGTVFLCGIDPPVLKLHKTETGLDEYISVVEEVITPKNQSDCENIEDHWSDAESDYKNDDDDPERNNYKDNAVEGDQKGLLYRKKELERIHQKREKYIRDKKETINKELAAFSVEMEIKPHYLVPDTNCFIDCLSELEKIVKAVSVAQRPLYSLMIPVVVLSELEGIARGARKDEIVSDKARHALKFLQNRSSYTNIKCVTTRGSVLPSTRFTSEEDYSKVEKNDDKILTTCMNLCKNSAAVDNTSDQQKKIYREVVLLTEDRNLRVKALSSNMPVQTVLDFITWADLH